One Drosophila willistoni isolate 14030-0811.24 chromosome 2R unlocalized genomic scaffold, UCI_dwil_1.1 Seg167, whole genome shotgun sequence DNA segment encodes these proteins:
- the LOC26529733 gene encoding thyrostimulin beta-5 subunit, which produces MAGMANSISIRLLLLFVSLAMQHLNAAQLVELEPITTGPTVAPLGCHRRVYTYKVTQTDLEGRVCWDFVSVWSCWGRCDSSEISDWKFPYKRSFHPVCVHDKRQPAVAILKNCHPDADESISQYKYMEAVNCHCHTCSTQDTSCEAPANNGLDDTNQSVKVLALAGETSQELDY; this is translated from the exons ATGGCTGGCATGGCAAATTCGATTTCTATAAGACTTTTACTACTTTTTGTGTCGTTGGCTATGCAACATCTAAATGCCGCTCAATTGGTTGAACTGGAACCAATAACCACAGGTCCAACTGTTGCTCCACTGGGATGCCATCGGCGTGTTTACACGTACAAG GTTACCCAAACCGATTTAGAGGGTCGCGTATGCTGGGACTTTGTAAGCGTCTGGTCATGTTGGGGTCGCTGTGATTCGAGTGAAATATCTGATTGGAAGTTCCCTTATAAACGTTCATTTCATCCAGTTTGTGTGCATGATAAGCGCCAGCCGGCTGTAGCCATACTGAAGAACTGTCATCCGGATGCCGATGAGTCCATTAGTCAGTATAAATACATGGAGGCAGTGAATTGTCATTGCCATACTTGCTCCACCCAGGATACCAGTTGCGAGGCTCCAGCTAATAATGGGCTCGATGACACCAATCAATCGGTTAAAGTACTGGCTCTAGCAGGAGAAACCTCCCAGGAGTTGGATTATTAA
- the LOC6642429 gene encoding mitochondrial import inner membrane translocase subunit Tim23, with protein sequence MSDDYLRKPFSLAPAPAVDDATTKTYTPATSTFSSAPVSPYLNYDSRFLQQSQPEFIFPEGANKQRGRFELAFSQIGTSVMIGGGVGGLAGVYNGFKVTNALNQTGKLRRTQLINHIMKQGSGTANTLGTLAVLYSACGVLLQYVRGEDDHVNTVIAGSATGLLYKSTAGLRRCALGGAIGLGISSLYCLYLLAQENSTDSRPKFL encoded by the exons ATGAGTGACGACTACTTAAGGAAACCCTTCTCATTGGCGCCCGCACCAGCCG TTGACgatgcaacaacaaaaacatataCGCCAGCAACAAGCACATTTAGCAGTGCACCCGTATCGCCATATCTCAACTATGATTCCCGCTTTCTGCAGCAGTCCCAGCCTGAGTTTATATTCCCGGAGGGAGCGAATAAGCAGCGCGGTCGATTTGAACTTGCCTTCTCACAAATAGGCACATCGGTTATGATTGGCGGCGGTGTTGGTGGTCTGGCCGGAGTCTACAATGGTTTCAAAGTAACCAACGCACTTAACCAAACGGGGAAGCTGCGACGAACCCA aTTAATCAATCACATAATGAAACAGGGTTCCGGCACGGCGAATACTTTAGGCACTTTGGCGGTGTTGTATTCGGCATGTGGAGTGTTGTTGCAATATGTTCGTGGTGAGGACGACCATGTAAATACAGTGATTGCGGGATCTGCCACTGGACTGCTATACAAATCAACAG cTGGCCTCCGAAGATGTGCACTCGGTGGTGCTATTGGCCTTGGCATTTCGTCGCTCTACTGCTTATACCTGCTGGCGCAAGAAAACAGCACAGACTCAAGACCAAAATTCCTGTAG
- the LOC6642431 gene encoding thyrostimulin alpha-2 subunit, with protein sequence MRPSQLFILLIGCCAWFLVPTESNMKDVWLRPGCHKVGHTRKISIPDCVEFTITTNACRGFCESYAVPSVPWQGASLTGLFRTPKPVVSVGQCCNMMKSEEIQRRVLCIEGIRNVTFKSATSCSCYHCKKD encoded by the exons ATGAGGCCAAGTCagttgtttattttattgatcGGCTGCTGTGCGTGGTTTCTAGTGCCCACTGAATCAAATATGAAAGATGTCTGGTTACGTCCTGGTTGCCATAAGGTGGGTCATACACGCAAGATATCCATACCAGATTGTGTAGAATTCACCATTACCACAAATGCCTGTCGAGGATTCTGTGAGTCGTATGCTGTGCCCTCAGTGCCATGGCAAGGAGCTTCTTTAACTGGCCTCTTCAGGACTCCCAAGCCGGTGGTCAGTGTTGGACAATGTTGCAACATGATGAAATCCGAAGAG ATCCAGCGACGCGTCTTGTGCATTGAAGGCATAAGGAATGTCACATTCAAGAGTGCCACATCTTGTAGCTGCTATCATTGCAAAAAGGATTAG
- the LOC6642430 gene encoding kelch-like protein 10 isoform X1, producing the protein MNRNNHHNNNNNNNHLHGVNEGGILAVVLAPELSLETIDIDPMDAQYQGDELANVSLNPTMKSSSKSLAPTVSDQALNTLNELREENLLCDAQISVGEQAFNVHRAIMCSCSSYFRAQFTGFNAASHGAGAAGNKENQIIHIPGISAAIMNCVIQYAYLRKTNICDDNVHELLICADYVGMVGLVKQCKDFLSRTLTPENCVSTMGFARFRFLEDLYEKARNYTLRYFTEVAARNTDILDMNIKDFSDIISDDELNTREEDYVWKLCVKWIDRDPKNRKQHVAHLMTGVRLGLMTPKCFMEEVKEHPYVIQCEAAKPLIVDTFKFISHLYVPFDMPFQPKLTTPPLAMPRLPHEVIFAIGGWSGGTSKGCIETYDTRADRWVNINAEDPAGPRAYHGTAVLGFKIFSIGGYDGVEYFNTCRVFDAVKKKWSEIAPMHCRRCYVSVTELNGMIYAIGGYDGHNRLNTVERYNPRTNQWSIMPPMNMQRSDASACTLHGRIYATGGFNGQECLDSAEFYDTMTNVWTRIPNMNHRRSGVSCVAFRDQLYVIGGFNGTARLSTGEKFDPETQTWQFIREMNHSRSNFGLEIIDDMIFAIGGFNGVSTISHTECYVAETDEWMEATDMNIVRSALSANNVAGLPNKRDYIHKERDRLMEERRQRLMATAMAREDGSGNLSLSVIDTNDAAIDDYDSPNDDDEIMEEEHQQLQHHQLQMLPQPALPLALPLPAIGGGVPGLAVQAQAVALPQPVQINRLGEDRGGVEHNRRFRVQLRNQRYGSHHEIRRRA; encoded by the exons ATGAATCGTAATAATCatcataataataacaacaacaacaatcattTGCATGGCGTAAATGAGGGCGGTATATTGGCGGTAGTATTGGCACCAGAACTTTCGTTAGAAACAATCGATATCGATCCAATGGATGCACAATATCAAGGTGACGAACTAGCCAATGTTAGTCTAAATCCAACAATGAAATCATCATCTAAATCATTGGCACCAACTGTAAGCGATCAGGCCCTAAATACCCTCAATGAATTACGTGAGGAGAATCTGTTGTGCGATGCACAAATTTCAGTGGGTGAGCAGGCATTTAATGTGCATCGCGCCATAATGTGCTCATGCAGCTCGTATTTTCG CGCACAGTTCACAGGATTCAATGCGGCTAGTCATGGAGCCGGCGCCGCTGGCAACAAAGAGAATCAGATCATTCATATACCCGGCATTAGTGCGGCCATCATGAACTGTGTCATCCAATATGCATATCTGCGTAAGACCAACATATGCGATGACAACGTGCACGAGCTGCTCATATGTGCTGACTATGTGGGCATGGTGGGTCTAGTCAAACAGTGCAAGGACTTCCTGAGTCGAACTCTAACTCCAGAGAATTGTGTCAGCACCATGGGATTTGCACG CTTCCGCTTCCTCGAGGACTTGTATGAAAAGGCGCGTAATTATACGCTGCGTTATTTCACGGAAGTGGCTGCCCGCAATACGGACATATTGGATATGAACATTAAAGATTTCTCTGACATAATTAGCGATGATGAGCTAAACACTCGCGAGGAGGACTATGTATGGAAATTGTGTGTCAAGTGGATCGATCGGGATCCAAAGAATCGCAAACAACATGTGGCTCATTTAATGACAGGTGTTCGCTTGGGCTTAATGACACCAAAG TGCTTCATGGAGGAGGTCAAGGAGCACCCGTATGTGATACAGTGTGAAGCCGCCAAGCCCCTGATAGTGGACACATTCAAATTCAT CAGCCATTTATATGTGCCCTTTGATATGCCCTTTCAACCCAAGCTAACCACACCGCCCCTGGCCATGCCCCGTCTGCCCCATGAGGTGATATTCGCCATAGGCGGCTGGAGTGGTGGCACTTCAAAGGGTTGCATCGAGACATACGACACTCGAGCGGATCGCTGGGTGAACATCAATGCCGAGGATCCGGCCGGACCGAGAGCGTATCATGGCACAGCTGTGCTTGGTTTCAAGATATTTTCGATTGGTGGCTACGATGGGGTCGAATACTTCAACACTTGCCGTGTCTTTGATGCTGTGAAGAAAAAATGGAGCGAAATCGCGCCGATGCACTGCCGTCGCTGCTATGTGAGTGTCACGGAATTGAATGGAATGATCTATGCCATTGGCGGATACGATGGCCACAATCGCCTGAACACTGTGGAGCGTTACAATCCGAGGACCAATCAATGGAGCATAATGCCACCGATGAATATGCAACGCTCGGATGCCAGTGCGTGCACCTTGCATGGACGGATCTATGCCACCGGAGGATTCAATGGCCAGGAGTGTCTGGATAGTGCCGAGTTTTATGATACAATGACCAATGTATGGACACGCATCCCCAATATGAATCATCGCCGATCTGGAGTCAGCTGTGTGGCCTTTCGTGACCAATTGTATGTGATCGGCGGTTTCAATGGCACCGCTCGCTTGTCCACCGGCGAGAAATTCGATCCCGAAACCCAGACGTGGCAGTTTATAAGGGAAATGAATCATTCGCGTAGCAATTTCGGTCTGGAGATCATCGATGATATGATATTTGCCATTGGCGGCTTCAATGGTGTCTCAACGATCTCACACACCGAATGCTATGTGGCCGAAACGGACGAATGGATGGAGGCCACCGATATGAACATTGTGCGATCGGCCTTGTCGGCCAATAATGTAGCCGGTTTGCCCAACAAACGTGACTATATCCACAAGGAGCGGGATCGTCTCATGGAGGAGCGTCGTCAGCGTTTAATGGCCACGGCCATGGCACGGGAAGATGGCAGTGGCAATCTATCGCTTTCCGTAATTGATACCAATGATGCGGCCATAGATGATTATGATAGCcccaatgatgatgatgagatcATGGAAGAGGAGCACCAGCAACTTCAACACCATCAGCTGCAAATGTTGCCGCAACCAGCTTTGCCATTGGCCTTGCCCTTGCCAGCAATCGGCGGTGGCGTTCCCGGGCTGGCTGTCCAGGCCCAGGCAGTAGCCCTGCCGCAGCCGGTGCAAATCAATCGCCTGGGCGAGGATCGCGGTGGCGTCGAGCACAATCGGCGCTTTCGCGTCCAACTGCGTAATCAGAGGTATGGTTCGCATCATGAGATTCGTCGTCGTGCCTAG
- the LOC6642430 gene encoding kelch-like protein 10 isoform X3, with protein sequence MNRNNHHNNNNNNNHLHGVNEGGILAVVLAPELSLETIDIDPMDAQYQGDELANVSLNPTMKSSSKSLAPTVSDQALNTLNELREENLLCDAQISVGEQAFNVHRAIMCSCSSYFRAQFTGFNAASHGAGAAGNKENQIIHIPGISAAIMNCVIQYAYLRKTNICDDNVHELLICADYVGMVGLVKQCKDFLSRTLTPENCVSTMGFARFRFLEDLYEKARNYTLRYFTEVAARNTDILDMNIKDFSDIISDDELNTREEDYVWKLCVKWIDRDPKNRKQHVAHLMTGVRLGLMTPKCFMEEVKEHPYVIQCEAAKPLIVDTFKFMYDLDFLNPQADELTTPPLAMPRLPHEVIFAIGGWSGGTSKGCIETYDTRADRWVNINAEDPAGPRAYHGTAVLGFKIFSIGGYDGVEYFNTCRVFDAVKKKWSEIAPMHCRRCYVSVTELNGMIYAIGGYDGHNRLNTVERYNPRTNQWSIMPPMNMQRSDASACTLHGRIYATGGFNGQECLDSAEFYDTMTNVWTRIPNMNHRRSGVSCVAFRDQLYVIGGFNGTARLSTGEKFDPETQTWQFIREMNHSRSNFGLEIIDDMIFAIGGFNGVSTISHTECYVAETDEWMEATDMNIVRSALSANNVAGLPNKRDYIHKERDRLMEERRQRLMATAMAREDGSGNLSLSVIDTNDAAIDDYDSPNDDDEIMEEEHQQLQHHQLQMLPQPALPLALPLPAIGGGVPGLAVQAQAVALPQPVQINRLGEDRGGVEHNRRFRVQLRNQRYGSHHEIRRRA encoded by the exons ATGAATCGTAATAATCatcataataataacaacaacaacaatcattTGCATGGCGTAAATGAGGGCGGTATATTGGCGGTAGTATTGGCACCAGAACTTTCGTTAGAAACAATCGATATCGATCCAATGGATGCACAATATCAAGGTGACGAACTAGCCAATGTTAGTCTAAATCCAACAATGAAATCATCATCTAAATCATTGGCACCAACTGTAAGCGATCAGGCCCTAAATACCCTCAATGAATTACGTGAGGAGAATCTGTTGTGCGATGCACAAATTTCAGTGGGTGAGCAGGCATTTAATGTGCATCGCGCCATAATGTGCTCATGCAGCTCGTATTTTCG CGCACAGTTCACAGGATTCAATGCGGCTAGTCATGGAGCCGGCGCCGCTGGCAACAAAGAGAATCAGATCATTCATATACCCGGCATTAGTGCGGCCATCATGAACTGTGTCATCCAATATGCATATCTGCGTAAGACCAACATATGCGATGACAACGTGCACGAGCTGCTCATATGTGCTGACTATGTGGGCATGGTGGGTCTAGTCAAACAGTGCAAGGACTTCCTGAGTCGAACTCTAACTCCAGAGAATTGTGTCAGCACCATGGGATTTGCACG CTTCCGCTTCCTCGAGGACTTGTATGAAAAGGCGCGTAATTATACGCTGCGTTATTTCACGGAAGTGGCTGCCCGCAATACGGACATATTGGATATGAACATTAAAGATTTCTCTGACATAATTAGCGATGATGAGCTAAACACTCGCGAGGAGGACTATGTATGGAAATTGTGTGTCAAGTGGATCGATCGGGATCCAAAGAATCGCAAACAACATGTGGCTCATTTAATGACAGGTGTTCGCTTGGGCTTAATGACACCAAAG TGCTTCATGGAGGAGGTCAAGGAGCACCCGTATGTGATACAGTGTGAAGCCGCCAAGCCCCTGATAGTGGACACATTCAAATTCATGTATGACCTGGACTTTCTTAATCCACAAGCAGACGAG CTAACCACACCGCCCCTGGCCATGCCCCGTCTGCCCCATGAGGTGATATTCGCCATAGGCGGCTGGAGTGGTGGCACTTCAAAGGGTTGCATCGAGACATACGACACTCGAGCGGATCGCTGGGTGAACATCAATGCCGAGGATCCGGCCGGACCGAGAGCGTATCATGGCACAGCTGTGCTTGGTTTCAAGATATTTTCGATTGGTGGCTACGATGGGGTCGAATACTTCAACACTTGCCGTGTCTTTGATGCTGTGAAGAAAAAATGGAGCGAAATCGCGCCGATGCACTGCCGTCGCTGCTATGTGAGTGTCACGGAATTGAATGGAATGATCTATGCCATTGGCGGATACGATGGCCACAATCGCCTGAACACTGTGGAGCGTTACAATCCGAGGACCAATCAATGGAGCATAATGCCACCGATGAATATGCAACGCTCGGATGCCAGTGCGTGCACCTTGCATGGACGGATCTATGCCACCGGAGGATTCAATGGCCAGGAGTGTCTGGATAGTGCCGAGTTTTATGATACAATGACCAATGTATGGACACGCATCCCCAATATGAATCATCGCCGATCTGGAGTCAGCTGTGTGGCCTTTCGTGACCAATTGTATGTGATCGGCGGTTTCAATGGCACCGCTCGCTTGTCCACCGGCGAGAAATTCGATCCCGAAACCCAGACGTGGCAGTTTATAAGGGAAATGAATCATTCGCGTAGCAATTTCGGTCTGGAGATCATCGATGATATGATATTTGCCATTGGCGGCTTCAATGGTGTCTCAACGATCTCACACACCGAATGCTATGTGGCCGAAACGGACGAATGGATGGAGGCCACCGATATGAACATTGTGCGATCGGCCTTGTCGGCCAATAATGTAGCCGGTTTGCCCAACAAACGTGACTATATCCACAAGGAGCGGGATCGTCTCATGGAGGAGCGTCGTCAGCGTTTAATGGCCACGGCCATGGCACGGGAAGATGGCAGTGGCAATCTATCGCTTTCCGTAATTGATACCAATGATGCGGCCATAGATGATTATGATAGCcccaatgatgatgatgagatcATGGAAGAGGAGCACCAGCAACTTCAACACCATCAGCTGCAAATGTTGCCGCAACCAGCTTTGCCATTGGCCTTGCCCTTGCCAGCAATCGGCGGTGGCGTTCCCGGGCTGGCTGTCCAGGCCCAGGCAGTAGCCCTGCCGCAGCCGGTGCAAATCAATCGCCTGGGCGAGGATCGCGGTGGCGTCGAGCACAATCGGCGCTTTCGCGTCCAACTGCGTAATCAGAGGTATGGTTCGCATCATGAGATTCGTCGTCGTGCCTAG
- the LOC6642430 gene encoding kelch-like protein 10 isoform X2 yields MNRNNHHNNNNNNNHLHGVNEGGILAVVLAPELSLETIDIDPMDAQYQGDELANVSLNPTMKSSSKSLAPTVSDQALNTLNELREENLLCDAQISVGEQAFNVHRAIMCSCSSYFRAQFTGFNAASHGAGAAGNKENQIIHIPGISAAIMNCVIQYAYLRKTNICDDNVHELLICADYVGMVGLVKQCKDFLSRTLTPENCVSTMGFARFRFLEDLYEKARNYTLRYFTEVAARNTDILDMNIKDFSDIISDDELNTREEDYVWKLCVKWIDRDPKNRKQHVAHLMTGVRLGLMTPKCFMEEVKEHPYVIQCEAAKPLIVDTFKFIHLYVPFDMPFQPKLTTPPLAMPRLPHEVIFAIGGWSGGTSKGCIETYDTRADRWVNINAEDPAGPRAYHGTAVLGFKIFSIGGYDGVEYFNTCRVFDAVKKKWSEIAPMHCRRCYVSVTELNGMIYAIGGYDGHNRLNTVERYNPRTNQWSIMPPMNMQRSDASACTLHGRIYATGGFNGQECLDSAEFYDTMTNVWTRIPNMNHRRSGVSCVAFRDQLYVIGGFNGTARLSTGEKFDPETQTWQFIREMNHSRSNFGLEIIDDMIFAIGGFNGVSTISHTECYVAETDEWMEATDMNIVRSALSANNVAGLPNKRDYIHKERDRLMEERRQRLMATAMAREDGSGNLSLSVIDTNDAAIDDYDSPNDDDEIMEEEHQQLQHHQLQMLPQPALPLALPLPAIGGGVPGLAVQAQAVALPQPVQINRLGEDRGGVEHNRRFRVQLRNQRYGSHHEIRRRA; encoded by the exons ATGAATCGTAATAATCatcataataataacaacaacaacaatcattTGCATGGCGTAAATGAGGGCGGTATATTGGCGGTAGTATTGGCACCAGAACTTTCGTTAGAAACAATCGATATCGATCCAATGGATGCACAATATCAAGGTGACGAACTAGCCAATGTTAGTCTAAATCCAACAATGAAATCATCATCTAAATCATTGGCACCAACTGTAAGCGATCAGGCCCTAAATACCCTCAATGAATTACGTGAGGAGAATCTGTTGTGCGATGCACAAATTTCAGTGGGTGAGCAGGCATTTAATGTGCATCGCGCCATAATGTGCTCATGCAGCTCGTATTTTCG CGCACAGTTCACAGGATTCAATGCGGCTAGTCATGGAGCCGGCGCCGCTGGCAACAAAGAGAATCAGATCATTCATATACCCGGCATTAGTGCGGCCATCATGAACTGTGTCATCCAATATGCATATCTGCGTAAGACCAACATATGCGATGACAACGTGCACGAGCTGCTCATATGTGCTGACTATGTGGGCATGGTGGGTCTAGTCAAACAGTGCAAGGACTTCCTGAGTCGAACTCTAACTCCAGAGAATTGTGTCAGCACCATGGGATTTGCACG CTTCCGCTTCCTCGAGGACTTGTATGAAAAGGCGCGTAATTATACGCTGCGTTATTTCACGGAAGTGGCTGCCCGCAATACGGACATATTGGATATGAACATTAAAGATTTCTCTGACATAATTAGCGATGATGAGCTAAACACTCGCGAGGAGGACTATGTATGGAAATTGTGTGTCAAGTGGATCGATCGGGATCCAAAGAATCGCAAACAACATGTGGCTCATTTAATGACAGGTGTTCGCTTGGGCTTAATGACACCAAAG TGCTTCATGGAGGAGGTCAAGGAGCACCCGTATGTGATACAGTGTGAAGCCGCCAAGCCCCTGATAGTGGACACATTCAAATTCAT CCATTTATATGTGCCCTTTGATATGCCCTTTCAACCCAAGCTAACCACACCGCCCCTGGCCATGCCCCGTCTGCCCCATGAGGTGATATTCGCCATAGGCGGCTGGAGTGGTGGCACTTCAAAGGGTTGCATCGAGACATACGACACTCGAGCGGATCGCTGGGTGAACATCAATGCCGAGGATCCGGCCGGACCGAGAGCGTATCATGGCACAGCTGTGCTTGGTTTCAAGATATTTTCGATTGGTGGCTACGATGGGGTCGAATACTTCAACACTTGCCGTGTCTTTGATGCTGTGAAGAAAAAATGGAGCGAAATCGCGCCGATGCACTGCCGTCGCTGCTATGTGAGTGTCACGGAATTGAATGGAATGATCTATGCCATTGGCGGATACGATGGCCACAATCGCCTGAACACTGTGGAGCGTTACAATCCGAGGACCAATCAATGGAGCATAATGCCACCGATGAATATGCAACGCTCGGATGCCAGTGCGTGCACCTTGCATGGACGGATCTATGCCACCGGAGGATTCAATGGCCAGGAGTGTCTGGATAGTGCCGAGTTTTATGATACAATGACCAATGTATGGACACGCATCCCCAATATGAATCATCGCCGATCTGGAGTCAGCTGTGTGGCCTTTCGTGACCAATTGTATGTGATCGGCGGTTTCAATGGCACCGCTCGCTTGTCCACCGGCGAGAAATTCGATCCCGAAACCCAGACGTGGCAGTTTATAAGGGAAATGAATCATTCGCGTAGCAATTTCGGTCTGGAGATCATCGATGATATGATATTTGCCATTGGCGGCTTCAATGGTGTCTCAACGATCTCACACACCGAATGCTATGTGGCCGAAACGGACGAATGGATGGAGGCCACCGATATGAACATTGTGCGATCGGCCTTGTCGGCCAATAATGTAGCCGGTTTGCCCAACAAACGTGACTATATCCACAAGGAGCGGGATCGTCTCATGGAGGAGCGTCGTCAGCGTTTAATGGCCACGGCCATGGCACGGGAAGATGGCAGTGGCAATCTATCGCTTTCCGTAATTGATACCAATGATGCGGCCATAGATGATTATGATAGCcccaatgatgatgatgagatcATGGAAGAGGAGCACCAGCAACTTCAACACCATCAGCTGCAAATGTTGCCGCAACCAGCTTTGCCATTGGCCTTGCCCTTGCCAGCAATCGGCGGTGGCGTTCCCGGGCTGGCTGTCCAGGCCCAGGCAGTAGCCCTGCCGCAGCCGGTGCAAATCAATCGCCTGGGCGAGGATCGCGGTGGCGTCGAGCACAATCGGCGCTTTCGCGTCCAACTGCGTAATCAGAGGTATGGTTCGCATCATGAGATTCGTCGTCGTGCCTAG